One Silene latifolia isolate original U9 population chromosome 4, ASM4854445v1, whole genome shotgun sequence DNA segment encodes these proteins:
- the LOC141652874 gene encoding protein DETOXIFICATION 16-like, translated as MEAQTPFLLRGSEDDDEGGDWREGFIIEVKKQVWLAGPLISVNLLIFCLQLISIMFVGHLDELSLSGACMATSFSSVTGFSLLMGMASALDTFCGQSYGAKRYDRLGIHLQRAIIVLTLVSIPLAVIWANSKSILIALGQDPAIATEAGHYARFLIPGLFANGILQSLIRFLQTQNIVFPMMITTGISTLLHLPLCWVFVFRSGLGHKGAALATGISYSVNATLLALYVKFSSSCAKTWTGFSSEACQQLLTFVRLSIPSAFMVCLESWSFEFMVLSAGLLPNPVLETSVLSICLNTAATVWMIPFGLSGAVSTRVSNELGAGHPRIAKVAVSVVLFLAITEGIVVGIILISIRNIWGYAYSNEKEVTRYVAIMLPILAASNFLDSIQSVLSGIARGCGWQKIGAFINLGSYYIVGIPLAILLAFVLHVGGKGLWMGIICALAVQVVSLFIITVRTDWDQEAMKATKRVNESSISAETVA; from the exons ATGGAAGCACAAACACCATTCCTTCTAAGAGGTTCAGAAGACGACGATGAAGGCGGAGATTGGAGAGAAGGTTTTATTATAGAGGTGAAGAAACAGGTATGGCTTGCAGGGCCATTAATCTCAGTAAACTTGCTTATTTTCTGTTTGCAGCTCATTTCAATCATGTTTGTTGGTCATCTTGATGAGTTGTCGCTTTCCGGTGCTTGCATGGCTACTTCTTTTTCTTCTGTCACTGGTTTCAGCTTGTTG ATGGGAATGGCAAGTGCCTTGGATACCTTTTGTGGGCAATCCTACGGAGCAAAGCGATATGATAGGCTAGGGATACACTTGCAAAGAGCCATAATAGTTCTTACTCTAGTAAGCATTCCCCTGGCTGTTATATGGGCGAATTCTAAATCTATTCTAATTGCATTGGGCCAAGATCCCGCGATAGCTACTGAAGCTGGACATTATGCGCGGTTTCTTATCCCTGGTCTTTTTGCTAATGGAATCCTACAATCCCTTATAAGATTCCTGCAAACCCAAAACATCGTATTCCCAATGATGATTACTACTGGCATTTCCACCTTATTGCATTTGCCACTTTGCTGGGTTTTTGTCTTTAGATCAGGCCTTGGGCACAAAGGAGCTGCTCTAGCAACGGGTATATCTTATTCTGTTAATGCTACATTATTGGCACTTTATGTTAAGTTTTCTTCATCATGCGCGAAAACTTGGACGGGGTTTTCTTCAGAAGCGTGTCAGCAATTACTCACATTCGTCAGACTGAGTATTCCTTCCGCGTTTATGGTCTG TTTGGAGTCCTGGTCATTTGAGTTCATGGTTCTTTCTGCCGGTCTTCTTCCCAACCCCGTCTTAGAAACGTCAGTGCTCTCAATCTG TCTCAACACGGCTGCAACTGTATGGATGATTCCCTTTGGCCTTAGTGGTGCTGTAAG TACTAGAGTCTCAAATGAGTTGGGAGCCGGACACCCAAGGATAGCGAAGGTAGCAGTATCTGTTGTTTTATTCCTAGCCATAACCGAAGGTATTGTGGTTGGAATCATTCTCATATCAATCCGGAACATCTGGGGTTATGCATACAGCAATGAAAAAGAAGTGACCAGATATGTGGCCATTATGTTGCCAATACTTGCAGCATCCAACTTTCTTGATAGTATTCAGTCGGTCCTTTCTG GAATCGCTCGAGGATGTGGATGGCAAAAAATAGGGGCATTCATCAACCTTGGATCGTATTACATTGTCGGAATTCCATTAGCTATTCTTCTAGCTTTCGTGTTGCATGTAGGAGGAAAG GGGCTCTGGATGGGAATTATCTGTGCACTTGCTGTACAAGTTGTTTCGCTTTTTATCATCACCGTTCGAACAGACTGGGATCAAGAA GCAATGAAGGCAACAAAACGGGTGAATGAATCGTCCATCTCTGCAGAAACAGTAGCATAA
- the LOC141652875 gene encoding uncharacterized protein LOC141652875 translates to MWSQTAPSPAICVSPPFLTKLNRIALNYRCSTTILTTSIQLTTTTTKTKLRASLEDTANDTSSALLLDQNQSTPELEQSIEVLKNAAKTRKVPKNDVLSALAVIEKAKLDPSKFLETLGGSKSPGRTWMLIFTAEKQLKGGRYFPLTAVQRFDAEAKRIENGVFLGSFGSLTFEGRISWKNRILAFIFERIRLKVGPFNPLEVSLGNEDNSEPSSKNPFFIWFYVDEEIAVARGKSGGTAFWCRCSRVTNP, encoded by the exons ATGTGGTCACAAACAGCCCCATCTCCCGCCATTTGTGTTTCTCCTCCATTTCTTACGAAGCTCAATCGTATCGCTCTTAATTATCGTTGCTCCACCACAATCTTAACCACCTCAATtcaactaacaacaacaacaacaaaaactaaaCTGAGAGCATCTCTTGAAGACACCGCTAATGACACTTCTTCTGCTCTTCTCCTCGACCAAAATCAATCCACTCCA GAATTAGAGCAGAGTATAGAAGTGCTGAAAAATGCTGCCAAAACGAGAAAAGTTCCGAAAAATGATGTATTATCTGCTCTAGCTGTAATTGAGAAGGCCAAGCTTGATCCCTCAAAATTTCTCGAAACACTTGGAGGATCCAAATCACCTGGAAGGACCTGGATGCTTATTTTCACTGCTGAG AAACAGTTGAAGGGTGGGCGATACTTCCCTCTAACTGCTGTTCAAAGATTTGATGCTGAG GCAAAGAGGATTGAAAATGGTGTGTTTCTTGGTTCATTCGGAAGTTTGACTTTTGAAGGCAGAATTTCATGGAAGAACAGAATACTGGCATTCATATTTGAGCGTATTCGTCTGAAAGTTGGACCTTTTAATCCTTTAGAAGTTAGTTTGGGAAATGAAGATAATAGCGAGCCAAGTTCCAAAAATCCTTTCTTTATATGGTTTTATGTTGATGAGGAAATAGCTGTGGCTCGTGGGAAAAGTGGTGGTACTGCATTTTGGTGCCGCTGTAGCCGAGTCACTAATCCTTAG
- the LOC141652876 gene encoding small ribosomal subunit protein RACK1: protein MGEQLQLRGTMRAHTDMVTAIATPIDNSDMIVTASRDKSIIVWDLTKQDKTYGVPRRRLTGHSHFVQDVVLSSDGQFALSGSWDGELRLWDLAAGTTARRFVGHTKDVLSVAFSIDNRQIMSASRDRTIKLWNTLGECKYTIQDQDGHTDWVSCVRFSPNTLQPTIVSSSWDKTVKVWNLTNCKLRATLAGHSGYVNTVAVSPDGSLCASGGKDGVILLWDLAEGKRLYSLDSGTIIHSLCFSPNRYWLCAATESGIKIWDLESKSVVEDLKVDLKTEADHLEGAASTTSKKKLIYCTSLSWSADGSTLFSGYTDGVIRVYGVGRY, encoded by the exons ATGGGAGAACAACTCCAACTCCGAGGCACCATGAGAGCACACACTGACATGGTAACAGCAATCGCAACACCAATTGACAACAGTGACATGATCGTAACAGCATCGCGAGACAAATCAATCATTGTTTGGGATTTAACCAAACAAGATAAGACCTATGGTGTACCACGACGTCGTTTAACAGGACATTCACATTTTGTTCAAGATGTTGTCTTGTCATCTGATGGTCAGTTTGCGCTTTCTGGGTCTTGGGATGGTGAACTTAGGTTATGGGATCTAGCTGCTGGTACTACTGCTCGTCGTTTTGTGGGTCATACTAAGGATGTTCTTTCTGTTGCTTTTTCGATTGATAATCGTCAGATTATGTCTGCTTCTCGTGATCGTACTATTAAGCTTTGGAATACTCTTG GTGAGTGCAAGTACACCATCCAAGATCAAGACGGTCACACCGACTGGGTTAGTTGTGTAAGGTTCAGCCCTAACACTCTGCAGCCAACAATCGTCTCATCTTCCTGGGACAAGACTGTGAAGGTTTGGAACTTGACTAACTGCAAATTGAGGGCAACCTTGGCTGGTCACAGTGGTTATGTGAACACTGTTGCTGTTTCTCCTGATGGTTCATTGTGCGCCAGCGGTGGCAAAGATGGTGTTATTCTTTTGTGGGATTTGGCTGAGGGAAAGAGGCTTTACTCTCTTGATTCTGGCACTATTATCCATTCTCTTTGCTTTAGCCCCAACAGGTACTGGCTTTGTGCTGCCACAGAGAGTGGTATCAAGATCTGGGATTTGGAGAGTAAGAGTGTTGTTGAGGATTTGAAGGTTGATCTCAAGACTGAGGCGGACCATTTGGAGGGTGCTGCTTCCACCACTTCAAAGAAGAAG TTGATCTACTGCACAAGCTTGAGCTGGAGCGCAGATGGCAGCACTTTATTCAGTGGGTACACAGATGGTGTCATTCGAGTCTATGGTGTTGGCCGTTACTAG